The DNA sequence GGTCGTGGAGACGCCGAAGGCGTGGTCGTCGAACTCGCCGAATCAGACACCGTCACACCGCGTTACCCACAGCGAGATTACTTCGTCGGGCGCATCACCCCGAGTGACTTCGCTCCCTTCGAACTCACCGGCAGCGTCGCCGACGACACGACAGACGTGACGGTCACTGTTCGGTACACCGTCGACGGCGCGGAAGTCGTCCGCGAGACGGTGGTCGACGTACCGAATGAGGACCAGTCCGGTGGGTTCTCCGTGAGTGGACTGGGAGGCGGGGAAGCCGGTGCCGTATCAAGTGGTGTCGACCCGACTGGGTTGTTCTCGGGACTCGATCCGACGGCGAGAAGTATCGTCGTCGTCGCACTCGTGGTGCTTCTCGTCCTCCCGGTTGCAGCAGTGATACGTATTCGGCGTGACGCGAGATGAGTCGCCTCACTGACACACTCGTGGGGGTTGGGTCGAACCCCGAGGGAGTCTTAGCGTCGGTGTACCTCGCCCGCAGAAACCTCGCACGGAACAGTCTTCGGTCGACACTCGCCATCCTCGGAATCATCATCGGGGTGTTCGCAATCGCCACGCTCGGTATCCTCGGGAGCGTCATCCAACTCACCGCCGCAGACGCACTCGGTGGACTCGGCGACCAGGTTATTGTCTCACCCAATGCCGACGCCGGAATCGAACGGCTGACCGACCGTGACGTGACGACGATAACACGGGCCGTCGGCGAGGATGCGACGGTCATCCCCGTCGTCACTGGAGGCGCCCTCGTCGAGCGCGGAGAAGCCAGAACCTTCGCCGCACTCTACGCCGTCGAACGGCCGGGAGACCTCTTCGCCGCGGAATCGGGAGAACTTCCAGAACGACACCGCCGCGGTGCTATCGTCGGGAGCGGCGTCGCCGACGAACTCGACGTCGAAGTCGGGCGGACGATTACCATCGAGGGCCGCGAGTACCGTGTCGTCGCCGTCCTCGGCGAGTCAGATGGGTTCAACCTCCTCCAACCAGACGGTGCTGTCTTGATTCCACGAACGGCGTTCGCAGACGAATCGTACACACAGGTCATCGTCCGCGCCGAGTCGGGGAGTCAAGCAGCGACGGCAGCGGACGCGATTCGAGCGTCGGTGAACGCCCGCGAAGAGCGTGTCAGCATCCTCGAACTCTCGCGCATCGTCGACCGTATCGACCAGTTCTTTGGCTTGTTGAACGCCTTTCTCATC is a window from the Haloferax litoreum genome containing:
- a CDS encoding ABC transporter permease, giving the protein MSRLTDTLVGVGSNPEGVLASVYLARRNLARNSLRSTLAILGIIIGVFAIATLGILGSVIQLTAADALGGLGDQVIVSPNADAGIERLTDRDVTTITRAVGEDATVIPVVTGGALVERGEARTFAALYAVERPGDLFAAESGELPERHRRGAIVGSGVADELDVEVGRTITIEGREYRVVAVLGESDGFNLLQPDGAVLIPRTAFADESYTQVIVRAESGSQAATAADAIRASVNAREERVSILELSRIVDRIDQFFGLLNAFLIAIGAVSLVVAGVSILNVMLMSVSERRGEIGVLRAVGVQRRDVLRTVLVEAGLLGFVGGVVGAVISGLVALGLYLAVPEVTLPVVVNPRTAGYLVFAVLFGIVISLASGLYPAWRAANERPVEALRVK